One window of the Chelonoidis abingdonii isolate Lonesome George chromosome 3, CheloAbing_2.0, whole genome shotgun sequence genome contains the following:
- the SPRED2 gene encoding sprouty-related, EVH1 domain-containing protein 2 isoform X3 → MASPSSDSYIVRVKAVVMTRDDSSGGWLPQEGGGLSKVGVCKVMYPEGNGRSGFLIHGERQKDKLVVLECFVKKDLVYTKANPIFHHWKVDNRKFGLTFQSPADARAFDRGVRKAIEDLNEGSTTSSSTIHNEAEIGDDDVFTNATDSSSNSSQKREQPLRILASPTSCEHRRICTHGHVHDQYSSDHYQLEQQSVQRSYRHVSFPDDDEEIVRINPREKIWMTGYEDYRHAPSRGKYIDTDDVDSYVRFAKSDASKHDYNYPYVDNSDFDLGEDIKGAVIKTQPVKFKPRRKEDGERSRCVYCRDIFNHEENRRGQCQDAPDRVRSCIRRVSCMWCADSMLYHCMSDPEGDYTDPCSCDTSDEKFCLRWMALIALSFFAPCMCCYLPLRACYHCGVMCRCCGGKHKAAG, encoded by the exons ATGGCATCTCCCAGCAG TGACAGCTATATTGTGCGAGTCAAAGCTGTGGTTATGACCCGAGATGACTCCAGTGGGGGATGGTTACCGCAAGAAGGAGGCGGTCTCAGTAAAGTTGGCGTCTGCAAGGTCATGTACCCAGAGGGCAATGGAAGAAGTGGATTTCTAATCCATGGGGAAAGGCAAAAAGACAAACTG GTGGTATTGGAATGCTTTGTTAAAAAGGACTTGGTCTACACTAAAGCAAATCCTATATTTCACCACTGGAAGGTTGACAACAGGAAGTTTGGGCTCACTTTTCAAAGTCCTGCGGATGCACGAGCATTTGATAGAGGAGTGCGGAAAGCAATTGAAGACCTCAATGAAG GATCTACTACTTCCTCTTCAACGATCCACAATGAGGCTGAGATTGGTGATGATGATGTCTTCACA aatgcTACAGACAGCTCTTCTAATTCTTCTCAAAAAAGGGAACAGCCGCTGCGGATACTAGCCTCTCCCACATCCTGCGAACATCGCAGAATTTGCACTCATGGTCACGTTCACGACCAGTATAGCTCTGACCACTACCAACTAGAACAA CAGTCAGTACAAAGGTCCTATCGACACGTCAGCTTTCCAGATGATGATGAGGAGATAGTGCGCATTAACCCTCGGGAAAAGATTTGGATGACAGGTTATGAGGACTACCGCCATGCCCCGTCGCGAGGGAAGTACATCGACACCGACGATGTGGACTCGTATGTACGTTTTGCCAAAAGTGATGCCTCAAAACACGATTACAATTACCCTTATGTAGACAACTCAGACTTTGACCTAGGTGAAGATATAAAAGGTGCTGTGATAAAGACTCAGCCCGTCAAGTTCAAACCAAGACGGAAGGAAGATGGCGAGAGATCGCGGTGTGTGTATTGCAGGGACATATTCAATCATGAGGAAAACAGGCGGGGTCAGTGTCAGGATGCACCAGACCGCGTCAGAAGTTGCATCCGTCGAGTCAGCTGTATGTGGTGTGCGGACAGTATGCTCTATCACTGTATGTCTGATCCAGAAGGAGACTATACAGACCCTTGTTCATGTGACACCAGTGATGAAAAGTTTTGCCTCCGGTGGATGGCCCTTATCGCCTTGTCCTTCTTTGCCCCATGTATGTGCTGTTACTTGCCTCTTCGGGCATGTTACCACTGTGGGGTTATGTGCAGGTGCTGTGGTGGGAAACACAAAGCAGCTGGATGA
- the SPRED2 gene encoding sprouty-related, EVH1 domain-containing protein 2 isoform X2, with product MSLDGEKMTEETHPDDDSYIVRVKAVVMTRDDSSGGWLPQEGGGLSKVGVCKVMYPEGNGRSGFLIHGERQKDKLVVLECFVKKDLVYTKANPIFHHWKVDNRKFGLTFQSPADARAFDRGVRKAIEDLNEGSTTSSSTIHNEAEIGDDDVFTNATDSSSNSSQKREQPLRILASPTSCEHRRICTHGHVHDQYSSDHYQLEQSVQRSYRHVSFPDDDEEIVRINPREKIWMTGYEDYRHAPSRGKYIDTDDVDSYVRFAKSDASKHDYNYPYVDNSDFDLGEDIKGAVIKTQPVKFKPRRKEDGERSRCVYCRDIFNHEENRRGQCQDAPDRVRSCIRRVSCMWCADSMLYHCMSDPEGDYTDPCSCDTSDEKFCLRWMALIALSFFAPCMCCYLPLRACYHCGVMCRCCGGKHKAAG from the exons TGACAGCTATATTGTGCGAGTCAAAGCTGTGGTTATGACCCGAGATGACTCCAGTGGGGGATGGTTACCGCAAGAAGGAGGCGGTCTCAGTAAAGTTGGCGTCTGCAAGGTCATGTACCCAGAGGGCAATGGAAGAAGTGGATTTCTAATCCATGGGGAAAGGCAAAAAGACAAACTG GTGGTATTGGAATGCTTTGTTAAAAAGGACTTGGTCTACACTAAAGCAAATCCTATATTTCACCACTGGAAGGTTGACAACAGGAAGTTTGGGCTCACTTTTCAAAGTCCTGCGGATGCACGAGCATTTGATAGAGGAGTGCGGAAAGCAATTGAAGACCTCAATGAAG GATCTACTACTTCCTCTTCAACGATCCACAATGAGGCTGAGATTGGTGATGATGATGTCTTCACA aatgcTACAGACAGCTCTTCTAATTCTTCTCAAAAAAGGGAACAGCCGCTGCGGATACTAGCCTCTCCCACATCCTGCGAACATCGCAGAATTTGCACTCATGGTCACGTTCACGACCAGTATAGCTCTGACCACTACCAACTAGAACAA TCAGTACAAAGGTCCTATCGACACGTCAGCTTTCCAGATGATGATGAGGAGATAGTGCGCATTAACCCTCGGGAAAAGATTTGGATGACAGGTTATGAGGACTACCGCCATGCCCCGTCGCGAGGGAAGTACATCGACACCGACGATGTGGACTCGTATGTACGTTTTGCCAAAAGTGATGCCTCAAAACACGATTACAATTACCCTTATGTAGACAACTCAGACTTTGACCTAGGTGAAGATATAAAAGGTGCTGTGATAAAGACTCAGCCCGTCAAGTTCAAACCAAGACGGAAGGAAGATGGCGAGAGATCGCGGTGTGTGTATTGCAGGGACATATTCAATCATGAGGAAAACAGGCGGGGTCAGTGTCAGGATGCACCAGACCGCGTCAGAAGTTGCATCCGTCGAGTCAGCTGTATGTGGTGTGCGGACAGTATGCTCTATCACTGTATGTCTGATCCAGAAGGAGACTATACAGACCCTTGTTCATGTGACACCAGTGATGAAAAGTTTTGCCTCCGGTGGATGGCCCTTATCGCCTTGTCCTTCTTTGCCCCATGTATGTGCTGTTACTTGCCTCTTCGGGCATGTTACCACTGTGGGGTTATGTGCAGGTGCTGTGGTGGGAAACACAAAGCAGCTGGATGA
- the SPRED2 gene encoding sprouty-related, EVH1 domain-containing protein 2 isoform X1: MSLDGEKMTEETHPDDDSYIVRVKAVVMTRDDSSGGWLPQEGGGLSKVGVCKVMYPEGNGRSGFLIHGERQKDKLVVLECFVKKDLVYTKANPIFHHWKVDNRKFGLTFQSPADARAFDRGVRKAIEDLNEGSTTSSSTIHNEAEIGDDDVFTNATDSSSNSSQKREQPLRILASPTSCEHRRICTHGHVHDQYSSDHYQLEQQSVQRSYRHVSFPDDDEEIVRINPREKIWMTGYEDYRHAPSRGKYIDTDDVDSYVRFAKSDASKHDYNYPYVDNSDFDLGEDIKGAVIKTQPVKFKPRRKEDGERSRCVYCRDIFNHEENRRGQCQDAPDRVRSCIRRVSCMWCADSMLYHCMSDPEGDYTDPCSCDTSDEKFCLRWMALIALSFFAPCMCCYLPLRACYHCGVMCRCCGGKHKAAG; the protein is encoded by the exons TGACAGCTATATTGTGCGAGTCAAAGCTGTGGTTATGACCCGAGATGACTCCAGTGGGGGATGGTTACCGCAAGAAGGAGGCGGTCTCAGTAAAGTTGGCGTCTGCAAGGTCATGTACCCAGAGGGCAATGGAAGAAGTGGATTTCTAATCCATGGGGAAAGGCAAAAAGACAAACTG GTGGTATTGGAATGCTTTGTTAAAAAGGACTTGGTCTACACTAAAGCAAATCCTATATTTCACCACTGGAAGGTTGACAACAGGAAGTTTGGGCTCACTTTTCAAAGTCCTGCGGATGCACGAGCATTTGATAGAGGAGTGCGGAAAGCAATTGAAGACCTCAATGAAG GATCTACTACTTCCTCTTCAACGATCCACAATGAGGCTGAGATTGGTGATGATGATGTCTTCACA aatgcTACAGACAGCTCTTCTAATTCTTCTCAAAAAAGGGAACAGCCGCTGCGGATACTAGCCTCTCCCACATCCTGCGAACATCGCAGAATTTGCACTCATGGTCACGTTCACGACCAGTATAGCTCTGACCACTACCAACTAGAACAA CAGTCAGTACAAAGGTCCTATCGACACGTCAGCTTTCCAGATGATGATGAGGAGATAGTGCGCATTAACCCTCGGGAAAAGATTTGGATGACAGGTTATGAGGACTACCGCCATGCCCCGTCGCGAGGGAAGTACATCGACACCGACGATGTGGACTCGTATGTACGTTTTGCCAAAAGTGATGCCTCAAAACACGATTACAATTACCCTTATGTAGACAACTCAGACTTTGACCTAGGTGAAGATATAAAAGGTGCTGTGATAAAGACTCAGCCCGTCAAGTTCAAACCAAGACGGAAGGAAGATGGCGAGAGATCGCGGTGTGTGTATTGCAGGGACATATTCAATCATGAGGAAAACAGGCGGGGTCAGTGTCAGGATGCACCAGACCGCGTCAGAAGTTGCATCCGTCGAGTCAGCTGTATGTGGTGTGCGGACAGTATGCTCTATCACTGTATGTCTGATCCAGAAGGAGACTATACAGACCCTTGTTCATGTGACACCAGTGATGAAAAGTTTTGCCTCCGGTGGATGGCCCTTATCGCCTTGTCCTTCTTTGCCCCATGTATGTGCTGTTACTTGCCTCTTCGGGCATGTTACCACTGTGGGGTTATGTGCAGGTGCTGTGGTGGGAAACACAAAGCAGCTGGATGA